The Halobacterium litoreum genome includes a region encoding these proteins:
- a CDS encoding DUF7503 family protein, whose protein sequence is MSDSKFTQFLSDHPRMIGALFTMLVFLSTTGAAAASNTSTISGP, encoded by the coding sequence ATGTCAGATAGCAAGTTCACGCAGTTCCTGTCGGACCACCCGCGAATGATCGGCGCGCTGTTCACGATGCTCGTCTTCCTGTCGACGACGGGCGCAGCGGCCGCGAGCAACACGTCGACGATTTCCGGCCCCTAG
- a CDS encoding SdpI family protein encodes MSRELGLALLPAIAALVLGLFAVLPRIDPRDNSADFRFAYDALALATVGFLAYVNAVVVAVNAGVEISVLQAMAPAIGAIYVVAGVVTERTDQNWFVGVRTPWTLEDEGVWRDTNRVVARVFEVGGVVAAAGALAPDYALALVLAPAVLAAVVSVGYSYYRYRAA; translated from the coding sequence ATGTCCCGCGAACTCGGCCTCGCGCTGTTGCCCGCAATCGCCGCTCTCGTGCTCGGCCTCTTCGCCGTCCTGCCGCGAATCGACCCTCGTGACAACTCCGCCGACTTCCGGTTCGCGTACGACGCGCTCGCGCTCGCGACCGTCGGCTTCCTCGCGTACGTGAACGCCGTGGTCGTCGCCGTCAACGCGGGCGTCGAAATCAGCGTGCTGCAGGCGATGGCGCCCGCCATCGGCGCCATCTACGTCGTCGCCGGTGTCGTCACCGAACGCACCGACCAGAACTGGTTCGTCGGCGTGCGCACGCCGTGGACCCTCGAAGACGAGGGCGTCTGGCGAGACACCAACCGCGTCGTCGCGCGCGTCTTCGAAGTCGGCGGCGTCGTCGCGGCGGCCGGCGCGCTCGCCCCCGACTACGCGCTCGCACTCGTCCTCGCACCGGCAGTTCTCGCCGCTGTCGTCTCCGTCGGCTACTCCTACTACCGCTACCGCGCGGCGTGA
- a CDS encoding sodium-dependent transporter yields MTRESWQTRIGFILAAVGSAVGLGNLWRFPWMTSENGGAAFLLVYLGIVLAVGVPGLLAEFVIGRRSRRNPVGALSDLSDSKGWTAFGHVFVVTAVVLLSFYSVVGGWILRYVAASATGAYFADPGAYFAGIDYGIEAVAFHLAFLGATAAIVLRGVRRGIESATKLMMPAILVLLVGLAAWGLSLDGAGAGVDFFLTPDFGYLRANFLDILPAAAGQALFTLSLGAGTMVTYASYLGEDRSLVADGTAIATLNTVVGVLAGVVVFPILFALGAGAGAGGPGALFVSLAGAFAALPYGQVVGVAFFGVVALAALSSSISMLEIPVSFLVDEYGVSRPTATASFVGVFAVTGSVCALYPNVFSFVAGTLVDLLLTGGLVGFLLFAGWVMGRGALDEYRRGAGGLARSLATPWLYAVGVVIPVFLVFTFVSGVAAALGVTVEPLSVLGVTLDQTRVFAVVSVALAVVAFLGLRRPDSVL; encoded by the coding sequence ATGACACGCGAATCGTGGCAGACCAGAATCGGCTTCATCCTCGCGGCGGTCGGGTCCGCCGTGGGACTCGGGAACCTCTGGCGGTTCCCGTGGATGACGAGCGAAAACGGCGGCGCCGCCTTCCTCCTCGTCTATCTCGGCATCGTGCTCGCCGTCGGCGTCCCGGGCTTGCTGGCGGAGTTCGTTATCGGGCGACGCTCCCGACGCAACCCGGTCGGCGCGCTCTCGGACCTCTCGGACTCCAAGGGGTGGACGGCGTTCGGTCACGTCTTCGTCGTCACCGCGGTCGTCTTGCTCTCCTTCTACAGCGTCGTCGGCGGGTGGATTCTCCGGTACGTCGCCGCCAGCGCGACGGGCGCGTACTTCGCCGACCCCGGCGCGTACTTCGCCGGCATCGACTACGGAATCGAAGCGGTCGCGTTCCACCTCGCCTTCCTCGGCGCCACCGCCGCCATCGTCCTGCGGGGCGTCCGACGCGGCATCGAGTCCGCGACCAAACTCATGATGCCCGCCATCCTCGTCCTCCTCGTCGGCCTCGCGGCGTGGGGCCTCAGTCTCGACGGCGCGGGCGCGGGCGTCGACTTCTTCCTCACGCCCGACTTCGGCTACCTGCGCGCGAACTTCCTCGACATCCTCCCCGCGGCCGCCGGGCAAGCCCTGTTCACGCTCTCGCTGGGCGCCGGCACGATGGTGACGTACGCCTCCTACCTCGGCGAGGACCGCTCGCTCGTCGCCGACGGCACCGCCATCGCGACGCTCAACACCGTCGTCGGCGTGCTCGCCGGCGTCGTCGTCTTCCCGATTCTGTTCGCGCTCGGCGCGGGCGCCGGGGCCGGCGGTCCGGGCGCGCTGTTCGTCTCGCTCGCCGGCGCGTTCGCCGCGCTCCCGTACGGACAGGTCGTCGGCGTCGCGTTCTTCGGCGTCGTCGCGCTCGCCGCGCTCTCCTCCTCGATTTCGATGCTGGAGATTCCCGTCTCCTTCCTCGTCGACGAGTACGGTGTCAGCCGACCGACTGCGACCGCGTCGTTCGTCGGCGTGTTTGCCGTCACCGGCTCCGTCTGCGCGCTCTACCCGAACGTGTTCTCGTTCGTCGCCGGCACGCTCGTCGACCTCCTGCTGACCGGCGGGCTCGTCGGCTTCCTGCTGTTCGCCGGGTGGGTGATGGGCCGCGGCGCCCTCGACGAGTACCGGCGCGGCGCGGGCGGTCTCGCCCGCAGCCTCGCCACCCCGTGGCTGTACGCCGTCGGCGTCGTCATCCCCGTGTTCCTCGTGTTCACGTTCGTCTCCGGCGTCGCTGCCGCGCTCGGCGTCACCGTCGAACCGCTCTCGGTCCTCGGCGTCACGCTCGACCAGACGCGCGTGTTCGCCGTCGTCAGCGTCGCTCTCGCCGTCGTCGCGTTCCTCGGTCTCCGCCGTCCGGACTCCGTGCTGTAG
- a CDS encoding biotin--[acetyl-CoA-carboxylase] ligase: MNETRRAVLAALADGPVTGPDLADSLGVSRAAVWKHVEALRDDGFDVQSVDDGYTLTGVPDYGGAAVAFELDADFDVEYHDALPSTNDRARELAADGASDVAVIADRQTGGRGRRGREWSSPSGGVWMSLVLRPDVPPARVPLLTLAAAVAVTDAAREAGVDAAIKWPNDVIVPDAGDDSGRGGAKLCGVLTEMEGEASRVSWVVVGIGANVDVDPDELAGDATSVRAEVGDVPRRAFVQRVLERFDELRSDPAGIVDAWRERAATLGERVRVETTDGDIEGDAVDVTEYGALVVDTEDGERVVHAGDCQHLRTT; encoded by the coding sequence ATGAACGAGACGCGACGCGCCGTCCTCGCCGCGCTCGCGGACGGCCCGGTCACCGGCCCGGACCTCGCCGACAGCCTCGGGGTCTCCCGAGCGGCCGTCTGGAAGCACGTCGAAGCGCTCCGCGACGACGGCTTCGACGTTCAGAGCGTCGACGACGGCTACACGCTCACCGGCGTCCCCGACTACGGCGGCGCCGCCGTGGCCTTCGAGTTGGACGCCGACTTCGACGTGGAGTACCACGACGCGCTCCCGAGTACGAACGACCGCGCCCGCGAACTCGCCGCCGATGGCGCCAGCGACGTGGCCGTCATCGCGGACCGACAGACGGGCGGGAGGGGGCGCCGCGGGCGCGAGTGGTCGTCGCCGTCGGGCGGCGTCTGGATGAGTCTCGTGTTGCGCCCCGACGTGCCGCCGGCTCGCGTCCCGCTTCTCACGCTCGCCGCGGCGGTCGCCGTCACCGACGCCGCGCGCGAGGCCGGCGTGGACGCCGCCATCAAGTGGCCGAACGACGTAATCGTGCCCGACGCGGGCGACGACTCCGGGCGCGGCGGCGCGAAACTCTGTGGTGTGCTCACGGAGATGGAGGGCGAAGCCAGCAGGGTGTCGTGGGTGGTCGTGGGAATCGGCGCGAACGTCGACGTCGACCCCGACGAACTGGCGGGAGACGCGACGAGCGTGCGCGCGGAGGTCGGCGACGTGCCGCGGCGCGCGTTCGTCCAGCGCGTCCTCGAACGGTTCGACGAACTCAGAAGCGACCCCGCGGGCATCGTCGACGCGTGGCGGGAGCGCGCGGCGACGCTCGGAGAGCGCGTGCGCGTCGAGACGACAGACGGCGACATCGAGGGGGATGCCGTGGACGTGACCGAGTACGGCGCGCTCGTGGTCGACACCGAGGACGGCGAGCGCGTCGTCCACGCCGGCGACTGCCAGCACCTCAGAACGACTTAG
- a CDS encoding acyl-CoA dehydrogenase family protein, with protein sequence MSRLSYGDLDRGRHCNYWTWDPTLRRHARRHRDDWAWVDDRLTEWGELVGEEIADNADLANRHAPERHTYDRRGDVQNRVEYHPAQRENDRLTYEFGVVADAFDAPENRDDAPGLAYSLLAQAVLAYTDIGFACPVSMTAGAALVLDNYGEDSVHADVLADYFDRLTAREHDDHVEGAMFLTEKQGGSDVGRNETTAVEAGDGTYRVSGEKWFCSNVDAEGTLVLARRAGAPEGVDGLSLFLVPHTKPDGSLNDQTYRRLKDKLGTRSVPTGEVELAGATGYLVGEPENGFRQMTTMLNFERVANAAGAVGVTGRALLEAKIHAANREAFGRALDEHPLMRRDLAEWTVRYEGMVAVTLAAAHALDAAESGDEDAYALMRALVPIAKYRTGRLSVDATSYAMEIRGGDGYVADYVTHRLLRDAQVLPIWEGPSNVLALDLLRALDRENAAEPLLARIDEHLDSADDDRLAETVETVREERDGLRDALFALAGADRERAQHEAKALADYAYDVFAASSLLALAADRLEAGDAREAVVAEAFVADAFGSDRPDPENALALEHFDAISRYAALDPAELGDAPTAD encoded by the coding sequence ATGAGCAGACTGTCGTACGGCGACCTCGACCGGGGTCGCCACTGCAACTACTGGACGTGGGACCCGACGCTCCGCCGGCACGCGCGACGCCACCGCGACGACTGGGCGTGGGTCGACGACCGGCTGACCGAGTGGGGCGAACTCGTCGGCGAGGAAATCGCGGACAACGCCGACCTCGCGAACCGGCACGCGCCCGAACGCCACACCTACGACCGTCGGGGCGACGTGCAGAACCGCGTCGAGTACCACCCCGCCCAACGAGAGAACGACCGGCTGACCTACGAGTTCGGCGTCGTCGCCGACGCCTTCGACGCACCCGAGAACCGAGACGACGCGCCGGGACTCGCGTACTCGCTGCTCGCGCAGGCCGTGCTCGCGTACACCGACATCGGATTCGCGTGCCCCGTCTCGATGACCGCGGGCGCGGCGCTCGTGCTCGACAACTACGGCGAGGACAGCGTCCACGCCGACGTGCTCGCGGACTACTTCGACCGCCTCACGGCGCGCGAGCACGACGACCACGTCGAGGGCGCGATGTTCCTCACCGAGAAGCAGGGCGGGAGCGACGTGGGGCGAAACGAGACGACGGCGGTCGAGGCCGGAGACGGCACCTACCGGGTCTCGGGCGAGAAGTGGTTCTGCTCGAACGTCGACGCCGAGGGGACGCTCGTGCTCGCCCGGCGAGCGGGCGCGCCCGAGGGCGTGGACGGCCTCTCGCTGTTCCTCGTGCCCCACACGAAACCTGACGGGAGCCTCAACGACCAGACGTACCGCCGCCTGAAGGACAAACTCGGCACGCGCTCGGTGCCCACGGGCGAGGTCGAACTGGCGGGCGCGACCGGCTACCTCGTCGGGGAACCGGAGAACGGCTTCCGGCAGATGACCACGATGCTGAACTTCGAGCGCGTCGCGAACGCCGCGGGCGCCGTCGGCGTCACGGGGCGCGCGCTCCTCGAAGCGAAGATCCACGCCGCGAACCGCGAGGCGTTCGGGCGCGCGCTCGACGAACACCCACTGATGCGACGGGACCTCGCGGAGTGGACGGTGCGCTACGAGGGGATGGTCGCCGTCACGCTCGCCGCGGCCCACGCCCTCGACGCCGCCGAATCGGGCGACGAGGACGCCTACGCGCTGATGCGCGCGCTCGTCCCCATCGCGAAGTACCGGACCGGACGGCTCTCGGTGGACGCCACCTCCTACGCGATGGAGATTCGGGGCGGCGACGGCTACGTCGCGGACTACGTCACCCACCGGTTGCTCCGGGACGCGCAAGTCCTCCCCATCTGGGAGGGGCCGTCGAACGTGCTCGCGCTCGACCTCCTGCGGGCGCTCGACCGCGAGAACGCCGCCGAACCCCTGCTCGCGCGCATTGACGAACACCTCGACTCGGCCGACGACGACCGACTCGCGGAGACGGTCGAGACGGTTCGAGAGGAGCGCGACGGCCTCCGTGACGCGCTGTTCGCGCTCGCCGGCGCGGACCGCGAGCGCGCCCAACACGAGGCGAAGGCGCTCGCGGACTACGCCTACGACGTGTTCGCGGCGAGCAGTCTGCTCGCGCTCGCGGCCGACCGGCTCGAAGCGGGCGACGCGAGAGAAGCAGTCGTCGCCGAGGCGTTCGTCGCAGACGCGTTCGGGAGCGACCGGCCCGACCCCGAGAACGCGCTGGCACTCGAACACTTCGACGCGATATCGCGGTACGCGGCCCTCGACCCTGCGGAACTCGGCGACGCGCCGACCGCCGACTAA
- a CDS encoding acc operon protein, with protein MAVTDPDLRIPDDATDEEAAAIAAAVSAHLARLEAEASDDAETDSWDGEKWSFAGRVEALGGAPTRVPDGAPTDAWSAAGRRERF; from the coding sequence ATGGCCGTGACCGACCCAGACCTCCGGATTCCGGACGACGCCACCGACGAGGAGGCGGCCGCCATCGCCGCGGCGGTGAGCGCGCACCTCGCGCGCCTCGAAGCCGAGGCCAGCGACGACGCGGAGACCGACTCCTGGGACGGGGAGAAGTGGTCGTTCGCGGGGCGCGTCGAGGCGCTCGGCGGCGCACCGACGCGCGTGCCGGACGGCGCGCCGACGGACGCGTGGAGCGCGGCGGGTCGCCGCGAGCGGTTCTGA
- a CDS encoding SDR family oxidoreductase: MHADFDFDGDVVLVTGASGALGSAVCRAFGDAGATVCGTDVVEPSEDTELDRGEVSFYRGDLTDETQAEHVVSGVVDAHGGLDALCNIAGMWKGGSPIEETDVETFEQVFDVNLKTMFLATKHALPHLRESGGNVVSVSARASLEGGEGDGPYRAAKAGVRLLTETVAEENKGEVRANAVLPSVIDTPQNREMLPDAEHDSWVDPADIARVAMALCSDATVPTSGGAIPVYGEA, from the coding sequence ATGCACGCCGACTTCGACTTCGACGGCGACGTGGTGCTCGTGACCGGTGCGTCGGGCGCGCTCGGGAGCGCGGTCTGCCGGGCGTTCGGCGACGCGGGCGCCACCGTCTGCGGGACCGACGTGGTGGAACCGAGCGAAGACACCGAACTCGACCGCGGCGAGGTCTCCTTCTACCGCGGCGACCTGACCGACGAGACGCAGGCCGAACACGTCGTCTCCGGCGTCGTCGACGCCCACGGCGGCCTCGACGCGCTCTGCAATATCGCGGGAATGTGGAAGGGCGGGTCACCCATCGAGGAGACCGACGTGGAGACCTTCGAGCAGGTGTTCGACGTGAACCTCAAGACGATGTTCCTCGCGACCAAGCACGCGCTCCCACACCTGCGGGAGTCCGGCGGGAACGTCGTCTCCGTGTCGGCGCGCGCGAGCCTGGAGGGCGGCGAGGGCGACGGCCCGTACCGCGCCGCGAAGGCCGGCGTCCGCCTGCTCACCGAGACTGTCGCCGAGGAGAACAAGGGCGAGGTGCGCGCGAACGCCGTGCTGCCGTCGGTCATCGACACGCCCCAGAACCGCGAGATGCTGCCGGACGCCGAACACGATTCGTGGGTCGACCCCGCGGATATCGCGCGCGTCGCGATGGCGCTCTGTTCGGACGCGACGGTGCCGACGAGCGGCGGCGCCATCCCGGTCTACGGCGAAGCGTGA
- a CDS encoding acetyl-CoA carboxylase biotin carboxylase subunit, whose product MFEKVLVANRGEIAVRVMRACEELGIDTVAVYSDADKHSGHVRYADEAYNVGPARAADSYLDHEAIIDAAQQADADAIHPGYGFLAENAEFAGKVEDAEGVKWVGPSADSMEQLGEKTKARKTMREADVPIVPGTTDPCESVEEVHEFGEEHGYPIAIKAEGGGGGRGMKIVRDPEEAEEQLESAQREGEAYFDNANVYLERYLENPRHIEVQIVADHHGNVRHLGERDCSLQRRHQKVIEEGPSPALTDELREEIGEAARRGADEAGYYNAGTFEFLVEEDPEREDGELLGPEANFYFLEVNTRIQVEHTVTEELTGIDIVKWQLRVAADDELGFSQDDVDLEGHAMEFRINAENAADDFAPATGGKLETYDPPGGIGVRMDDALRQGDDLVTDYDSMVAKLIVHGSDREECIARSQRALAEYDIEGIPTIVPFHRLMLEDDAFVAGTHTTKYLDEHLDTDRIEEAQEKWGTASDSSGGDEDVVERDFTVEVNGKRFEVNLEERGAAQLATSGGESGGQRPEPAGGDDGGSETTVEGDGEVVESEMQGTILDVQVEEGDEVAAGDVLVVLEAMKMENDVVASRGGTVTQVAVSEDDSVDMGDVLVVID is encoded by the coding sequence ATGTTCGAGAAGGTGCTCGTCGCGAACCGCGGCGAAATCGCCGTTCGCGTGATGCGAGCGTGCGAGGAACTCGGCATCGACACCGTCGCCGTCTACAGTGACGCGGACAAACACTCCGGACACGTCCGGTACGCGGACGAAGCGTACAACGTCGGGCCGGCGCGCGCGGCCGACTCCTACCTCGACCACGAGGCCATCATCGACGCCGCCCAGCAGGCCGACGCGGACGCCATCCACCCCGGATACGGCTTCCTCGCCGAGAACGCGGAGTTCGCGGGGAAAGTCGAAGACGCCGAGGGCGTGAAGTGGGTCGGCCCGTCGGCGGACTCGATGGAGCAACTCGGCGAGAAGACGAAGGCCCGGAAGACGATGCGGGAGGCCGACGTCCCCATCGTCCCCGGCACCACGGACCCCTGCGAGTCCGTCGAGGAGGTCCACGAGTTCGGCGAAGAGCACGGCTACCCCATCGCCATCAAGGCCGAGGGCGGCGGCGGCGGTCGCGGGATGAAAATCGTCCGCGACCCCGAGGAGGCCGAGGAGCAACTCGAGTCCGCCCAGCGCGAGGGCGAGGCGTACTTCGACAACGCGAACGTCTACCTCGAGCGCTACCTCGAGAACCCCCGCCACATCGAGGTCCAGATTGTCGCCGACCACCACGGCAACGTCCGGCACCTCGGCGAGCGCGACTGCTCGCTCCAGCGCCGCCACCAGAAGGTCATCGAGGAGGGGCCGAGCCCGGCGCTCACCGACGAACTCCGCGAGGAAATCGGTGAGGCCGCGCGCCGCGGCGCCGACGAGGCCGGCTACTACAACGCCGGCACCTTCGAGTTCCTCGTCGAGGAAGACCCCGAGCGCGAGGACGGCGAACTCCTCGGGCCGGAGGCGAACTTCTACTTCCTCGAGGTGAACACCCGGATTCAGGTCGAGCACACCGTCACCGAGGAACTCACGGGCATCGACATCGTGAAGTGGCAACTCCGAGTGGCGGCCGACGACGAACTCGGATTCTCGCAGGACGACGTGGACCTCGAAGGCCACGCGATGGAGTTCCGCATCAACGCCGAGAACGCCGCGGACGACTTCGCGCCGGCCACGGGCGGCAAACTGGAGACGTACGACCCGCCGGGCGGCATCGGCGTGCGGATGGACGACGCGCTCCGGCAGGGCGACGACCTCGTCACCGACTACGACTCGATGGTGGCGAAACTCATCGTCCACGGGAGCGACCGCGAGGAGTGCATCGCGCGCTCCCAGCGCGCGCTCGCCGAGTACGACATCGAGGGCATCCCGACCATCGTCCCGTTCCACCGGCTGATGCTCGAGGACGACGCCTTCGTCGCGGGCACGCACACGACGAAGTACCTCGACGAGCACCTCGACACCGACCGCATCGAGGAGGCCCAGGAGAAGTGGGGCACCGCGTCCGATTCCTCCGGGGGCGACGAGGACGTCGTGGAACGGGACTTCACGGTCGAAGTCAACGGGAAGCGCTTCGAGGTCAACCTCGAAGAGCGCGGCGCCGCCCAACTCGCGACGAGTGGCGGCGAGAGCGGCGGCCAGCGCCCCGAGCCCGCGGGCGGCGACGACGGCGGGAGCGAGACGACCGTCGAGGGCGACGGCGAGGTCGTCGAATCCGAGATGCAGGGCACCATCCTCGACGTGCAGGTCGAAGAGGGCGACGAGGTCGCGGCGGGCGACGTGCTCGTCGTGCTGGAGGCGATGAAGATGGAAAACGACGTGGTGGCGTCCCGCGGCGGCACGGTGACCCAGGTGGCTGTCAGCGAGGACGACAGCGTCGACATGGGTGACGTGCTGGTCGTCATCGACTGA
- a CDS encoding sodium-dependent transporter, which produces MAERETWATRLGFILAAVGSAVGLGNIWQFPFKTATTGGSAFVFVYLVAALVIGLPAILGEFVVGRRANINAVEAFDKLKHPAWTVVGALGLLTGLWILSYYSVVGGWVIRYMAGSVTGAYFATPAEYFGRVSMGWEAIAFHAGFMALTASIVAFGIEDGIEKATKLMVPSILVILVGLAAYAFTLDGAAAAYDYYLSPDFGYIANNLADIVPFAVGQAFFSLSLGMGAMITYASYLGDDDSLPADGSLIVVLNTFVGLLAGLVVIPLLFAQFGEVPSGAAGGGPGALFVSVADAFAQLGGLPGKALGFVFFGVVLVAALSSAISLLEVVTSYLVDNYGASRPVVAFGFAGGLFVVGTLSAWNTAWLGWFDTLAYGVLLPLSVLLGVIFVGWVYGPEAVDEIKKGTGGGETFATAWLWSMRTYVLVGVFVTLYLGVTGIYEAPPIPVL; this is translated from the coding sequence ATGGCAGAACGTGAAACGTGGGCGACTCGTCTCGGGTTCATCCTCGCGGCGGTCGGCAGCGCAGTCGGTCTCGGGAACATCTGGCAGTTCCCGTTCAAGACCGCGACTACCGGCGGTTCGGCGTTCGTGTTCGTCTACCTCGTCGCCGCGCTCGTCATCGGCCTCCCCGCCATCCTCGGGGAGTTCGTCGTCGGGCGGCGCGCGAACATCAACGCCGTCGAAGCGTTCGACAAACTGAAACACCCGGCGTGGACCGTCGTCGGCGCGCTCGGCCTGCTGACTGGGCTGTGGATTCTCTCCTACTACAGCGTCGTCGGCGGCTGGGTCATCCGGTACATGGCCGGCAGCGTCACCGGCGCGTACTTCGCCACGCCGGCCGAGTACTTCGGCCGCGTCTCCATGGGGTGGGAGGCGATCGCCTTCCACGCCGGCTTCATGGCGCTCACCGCGAGCATCGTCGCGTTCGGCATCGAGGACGGCATCGAGAAGGCGACGAAACTGATGGTGCCGTCCATCCTCGTCATCCTCGTCGGCCTCGCCGCCTACGCGTTCACGCTCGACGGTGCGGCCGCCGCCTACGACTACTACCTCTCGCCGGACTTCGGCTACATCGCGAACAACCTCGCTGACATCGTGCCGTTCGCCGTCGGCCAAGCGTTCTTCTCGCTGTCGCTCGGGATGGGCGCGATGATAACGTACGCGTCCTACCTCGGGGACGACGACAGCCTCCCCGCGGACGGCAGTCTCATCGTCGTCCTGAACACGTTCGTCGGCCTGCTCGCCGGCCTCGTCGTGATTCCGCTGCTGTTCGCGCAGTTCGGCGAAGTTCCGAGCGGCGCGGCGGGCGGCGGTCCCGGCGCGCTGTTCGTCTCCGTCGCCGACGCCTTCGCGCAACTCGGCGGCCTCCCAGGGAAGGCACTCGGCTTCGTGTTCTTCGGCGTCGTGCTCGTCGCCGCGCTCTCCTCGGCGATTAGCCTGCTGGAAGTCGTCACGTCCTACCTCGTGGACAACTACGGCGCCAGCCGTCCCGTCGTCGCGTTCGGGTTCGCCGGCGGCCTGTTCGTGGTCGGCACGCTCTCCGCGTGGAACACTGCGTGGCTCGGTTGGTTCGACACGCTCGCGTACGGCGTCCTCCTCCCGCTCTCGGTGCTCCTCGGCGTCATCTTCGTCGGGTGGGTGTACGGCCCCGAGGCCGTCGACGAAATCAAGAAGGGCACCGGCGGCGGCGAGACGTTCGCCACCGCGTGGCTCTGGTCGATGCGCACCTACGTCCTCGTCGGCGTGTTCGTGACCCTCTACCTCGGCGTCACGGGCATCTACGAGGCGCCGCCGATTCCGGTCCTCTAA
- a CDS encoding acyl-CoA carboxylase subunit beta — protein sequence MEERIEELREKTERALLGGGEDRIESQHDKGKMTARERIDYFLDDGTFNEFDQLRTHRSHNFGMEETQLPGDGVVTGYGEVNGRTTFVFAHDFTVFGGSLGEVFAEKVTKVMDKAMEVGAPVIGLNDSAGARIQEGVDSLGGYAEIFTRNEKASGVVPQISAIMGPCAGGAVYSPAITDFVFMVKDTSHMFITGPDVIKTVTGEEVGFEELGGATTHSSESGVAHFACESEEDALDNIRRLLSYLPQNNVEDPPRVEPWDDPERRDEELTSIVPDQPRKPYDMTDVIGSVADEGSFFEVQADYAKNIVVGFARLDGRSVGVVANQPRVNAGTLDIEASEKASRFVRFCDSFNVPILTFVDVPGFLPGTDQEHNGIIRHGAKLLYAFSEASVPLMTVITRKAYGGAYDVMASKHIGADVNYAWPTAEIAVMGPKGAVNVLYRDELEDADDPDELREELIDEYREEFANPYTAADRGYVDAVIEPTETRPRLIEDLEMLASKREDTPDKKHGNIPL from the coding sequence ATGGAAGAGCGCATCGAGGAACTGCGCGAGAAGACCGAGCGCGCACTCCTCGGCGGCGGCGAGGACCGCATCGAGTCCCAACACGACAAGGGCAAGATGACGGCCCGGGAGCGCATCGACTACTTCCTCGACGACGGCACGTTCAACGAGTTCGACCAACTCCGCACCCACCGGAGCCACAACTTCGGGATGGAGGAAACGCAACTCCCCGGCGACGGCGTCGTCACCGGCTACGGCGAGGTCAACGGCCGCACCACGTTCGTGTTCGCACACGACTTCACCGTCTTCGGCGGGAGCCTCGGCGAGGTGTTCGCGGAGAAAGTCACGAAGGTCATGGACAAGGCGATGGAGGTCGGCGCGCCCGTCATCGGCCTGAACGACTCCGCGGGCGCCCGGATTCAGGAGGGCGTCGACTCGCTGGGCGGGTACGCGGAAATCTTCACGCGAAACGAGAAGGCGTCCGGCGTCGTCCCCCAGATTTCGGCCATCATGGGGCCGTGTGCGGGCGGCGCGGTGTACTCGCCCGCCATCACGGACTTCGTGTTCATGGTGAAAGACACCAGCCACATGTTCATCACCGGGCCGGACGTCATCAAGACGGTCACCGGCGAGGAGGTCGGCTTCGAGGAACTCGGCGGCGCGACCACTCATTCCTCCGAGTCGGGCGTCGCGCACTTCGCGTGCGAGAGCGAGGAGGACGCCCTCGACAACATCCGGCGCCTGCTCTCTTATCTCCCGCAGAACAACGTCGAGGACCCGCCCCGCGTCGAACCGTGGGACGACCCGGAGCGCCGCGACGAGGAACTCACCTCCATCGTCCCAGACCAGCCCCGGAAGCCCTACGACATGACCGACGTCATCGGGAGCGTCGCGGACGAGGGCTCGTTCTTCGAGGTCCAAGCGGACTACGCGAAGAACATCGTCGTCGGGTTCGCGCGCCTCGACGGGCGCTCCGTCGGCGTCGTCGCGAACCAGCCCCGCGTGAACGCGGGCACCCTCGACATCGAGGCCTCGGAGAAGGCGAGTCGGTTCGTGCGCTTCTGTGACTCGTTCAACGTCCCGATTCTGACGTTCGTGGACGTGCCGGGGTTCCTGCCGGGCACCGACCAGGAGCACAACGGCATCATCCGCCACGGCGCGAAACTCCTGTACGCGTTCAGCGAGGCGAGCGTGCCCCTGATGACGGTCATCACGCGGAAAGCGTACGGCGGCGCGTACGACGTGATGGCCTCCAAGCACATCGGCGCGGACGTGAACTACGCGTGGCCGACCGCGGAAATCGCGGTGATGGGGCCGAAGGGCGCGGTGAACGTCCTCTACCGCGACGAACTCGAGGACGCCGACGACCCCGACGAACTCCGCGAGGAACTCATCGACGAGTACCGCGAGGAGTTCGCGAACCCGTACACGGCGGCCGACCGCGGCTACGTCGACGCGGTCATCGAACCGACCGAGACCCGTCCGCGCCTCATCGAGGACCTGGAGATGCTGGCGAGCAAGCGCGAGGACACGCCCGACAAGAAACACGGCAACATCCCGCTGTGA